Proteins encoded by one window of Ignavibacteriota bacterium:
- a CDS encoding dipeptidase, producing MESVLNYISKNKENYVNELKDYLRIPSISTLSSHKNDMLKCAEFVSKKMKDAGLDKVEILKTEGNPLVYGEWLNAPGKPTVLIYGHYDVQPVDPINLWKSDPFEPVIEDGKIWARGANDNKGQNFVHIKSVEAFLKSENKLPLNVKFLIEGEEEVGSENLEKFLKANKDKLKCDAVLISDTSLYKEGTPTLNYGLRGLSYMEVELTGPNKDLHSGSFGGSVANPINELAKIISKLHDKNGKVTIPDFYKDVLPFTKKEIENINNLKFSDKNYAKELGVKELQGEKGFNTLQRIWGRPTLDCNGIFGGFTGEGAKTVLPSKATAKISMRLVPNQDPKKISKEFTKYIKLLAPKSVSVKITDMHGGYPVVVSLEDPAIMAASKAVEKAFGKKTVYTREGGSIPIVVDFVKQLKAPAILMGLGLDSDNIHSPNEHFSLKSFELGILSSAYFINEYSQIKI from the coding sequence GTGGAATCAGTATTAAATTATATATCTAAAAATAAAGAGAATTATGTAAATGAATTGAAAGATTATTTACGAATTCCGAGTATTTCTACATTAAGTTCACACAAAAATGATATGTTGAAATGCGCCGAATTTGTATCAAAAAAAATGAAAGACGCCGGATTAGATAAAGTTGAAATACTCAAAACTGAAGGCAACCCATTGGTTTACGGAGAATGGCTTAATGCTCCCGGAAAACCAACAGTTTTAATATACGGTCATTATGATGTTCAGCCTGTTGATCCGATAAATTTATGGAAATCAGATCCTTTTGAACCCGTAATTGAAGATGGTAAAATTTGGGCACGCGGCGCAAATGATAATAAGGGTCAAAATTTTGTTCACATTAAAAGTGTTGAAGCATTTTTAAAATCTGAAAATAAACTTCCGCTTAATGTTAAATTTTTAATAGAGGGTGAAGAAGAAGTCGGCAGCGAAAATTTAGAGAAATTTCTTAAAGCCAACAAGGATAAATTAAAATGCGATGCGGTGTTAATTTCAGATACTAGCTTATACAAAGAAGGAACTCCGACATTAAATTACGGCTTACGCGGCTTAAGTTATATGGAAGTTGAACTTACCGGACCAAATAAAGACCTTCATTCCGGAAGTTTCGGCGGCTCAGTCGCTAATCCCATAAATGAATTGGCAAAAATTATAAGCAAACTTCATGATAAAAACGGAAAAGTTACAATTCCTGACTTTTATAAAGACGTACTTCCATTTACAAAAAAGGAAATTGAGAATATTAATAATTTAAAATTTTCCGATAAAAATTACGCAAAAGAATTAGGAGTAAAAGAACTGCAAGGCGAAAAAGGATTTAACACTTTACAAAGAATTTGGGGAAGACCGACTTTAGATTGCAATGGCATATTCGGAGGATTTACAGGCGAAGGAGCAAAAACGGTTCTGCCTTCAAAAGCAACCGCAAAAATCAGTATGAGATTGGTTCCGAATCAAGATCCGAAAAAAATCTCGAAGGAATTTACAAAATATATTAAATTACTTGCGCCGAAAAGCGTTAGCGTAAAAATAACAGATATGCACGGCGGTTATCCGGTTGTTGTATCGTTGGAAGATCCGGCAATAATGGCAGCTTCAAAAGCGGTTGAAAAAGCGTTTGGTAAAAAAACAGTTTATACAAGGGAAGGCGGTTCAATACCAATTGTGGTTGATTTTGTTAAACAGCTTAAAGCTCCGGCAATTCTTATGGGATTGGGATTGGATTCCGATAATATTCATTCGCCTAACGAGCATTTTAGTTTGAAAAGCTTTGAATTGGGAATTTTAAGTTCGGCATATTTTATTAACGAGTATTCGCAAATAAAAATTTAG